Proteins encoded in a region of the Planococcus citri chromosome 1, ihPlaCitr1.1, whole genome shotgun sequence genome:
- the LOC135832668 gene encoding peroxynitrite isomerase THAP4-like: protein MAQKLHPNIECLRWIVGKWESFEVSGQYPTVKDFNFRETIDFESIGQPLINYSSIARNYETGAPMHLERGFLKIKPNTNEAALIASQNSGISTIEEGSVEEKVLSLETSSICRPSFAKQPFVTKFQRKYWLEEDVLNYEQHMETENTPLQKHLFVKYRRIE, encoded by the exons ATGGCTCAAAAGTTACATCCTAATATTGAATGTTTACGATGGATTGTCGGTAAATGGGAAAGTTTTGAAGTCAGCGGTCAATACCCTACTGtaaaagatttcaattttcgtgAAACCATCGACTTTGAATCCATAGGACAACCTTTAATCAATTACAGTTCAATTGCCAGAAACTACGAGACCGGTGCTCCAATGCATTTAGAAAGAGGATTCTTAAAAATTAAACCCAACACCAATGAAGCAGCTTTAATAGCCTCTCAGAACTCTG GAATCAGTACAATAGAGGAAGGTAGCGTGGAAGAAAAAGTACTCAGCTTGGAAACATCGTCTATATGCAGGCCATCTTTCGCCAAGCAACCTTTCGTCACcaag tttcaaagaaaatattGGCTCGAAGAAGATGTTTTAAATTACGAACAACACATGGAAACCGAAAACACTCCTTTACAGAAACATTTATTCGTCAAGTACCGCAGAATCGAATAA